A DNA window from Pungitius pungitius chromosome 1, fPunPun2.1, whole genome shotgun sequence contains the following coding sequences:
- the si:dkey-93l1.9 gene encoding ninjurin-1 yields MDTAYTLTGDDMALNKVGDIEALTAPHGQVHRPINLNHYATKKSAAQSMLDIALLMANSSQLKTVLYVGSNYRFYIPLITLLSLSITLQVVVGLLLVFIAVKYDLNDVRKHAKLNMLNNVATVFVFFTVLINIFITALGFDGEAIKLFESPAISVAEFPILPIDHNDTGGL; encoded by the exons ATGGACACAGCGTACACACTGACTGGAGACGACATGGCGCTGAATAAAGTGGGTGACATCGAG GCACTGACAGCCCCCCATGGACAGGTGCATCGGCCCATCAACTTGAATCACTACGCCACCAAGAAGAGTGCCGCTCAGAGCATGCTGGACATCGCCCTGCTGATGGCCAACTCGTCCCAGCTGAAGACCGTTCTCTACGTGGGGTCAAACTACCGCTTCTACATCCCCCTCATCACGCTGCTGTCTCTGTCCATCACGCTACAGGTCGTAGTGGGGCTGTTGCTCGTCTTTATTG CAGTGAAGTACGACCTCAACGATGTGAGGAAACACGCCAAGCTGAACATGTTGAACAACGTGGCCACCGTGTTCGTCTTCTTCACGGTCCTCATCAACATCTTCATCACGGCGCTGGGGTTTGATGGAGAAGCAATCAA GTTATTCGAGTCACCTGCGATTTCAGTAGCAGAGTTTCCCATCCTGCCCATCGACCACAATGACACTGGTGGTCTTTAG